The following proteins come from a genomic window of Miscanthus floridulus cultivar M001 chromosome 2, ASM1932011v1, whole genome shotgun sequence:
- the LOC136540905 gene encoding uncharacterized protein, producing the protein MTTRSNGDGHGHGGAGSWYPQRRPHYGYGGGSASFRGCCCCLFLLLTFLALLALAVALVVVLVVKPRKPQFDLNQVSVQYLLVASPTSPAAASPAGVPPAAPGAAYLSLNITLLFTAENPNKVGIRYGATAFDVMYHGVPLGVAAVPGFEQPAHSTRLLQTRVIVDRFNVLQTDAQDLIRDAAINDRVELRITGDVGAKILVLGFSSPKVQVSVDCAIAISPRSQSLKYKQCGVDGLSV; encoded by the exons ATGACGACCCgatccaacggcgacggccacggccacggcggcgCGGGGTCCTGGTACCCGCAGCGCCGCCCGCACTACGGGTACGGCGGCGGGTCCGCCTCCTtccgcggctgctgctgctgcctcttcCTGCTGCTCACCTTCCTGGCGCTCCTCGCCCTGGCCGTCGCGCTCGTCGTCGTGCTCGTGGTGAAGCCCCGCAAGCCGCAGTTCGACCTCAACCAGGTGTCCGTGCAGTACCTCCTGGTGGCCTCGCCCACGTCCCCCGCGGCGGCGTCCCCGGCCGGCGTGCCCCCCGCGGCCCCCGGCGCCGCCTACCTCTCCCTCAACATTACGCTGCTCTTCACCGCCGAGAACCCCAACAAGGTGGGCATCCGGTACGGCGCGACGGCGTTCGACGTCATGTACCACGGGGTGCCGCTCGGGGTGGCGGCGGTGCCCGGGTTCGAGCAGCCCGCGCACAGCACCCGCCTGCTCCAGACCCGCGTCATTGTGGACCGCTTCAACGTGCTCCAGACTGACGCGCAGGATCTCATCCGCGACGCTGCGATCAACGACCGCGTCGAGCTCCGCATCACCGGCGACGTCGGCGCCAAGATCCTCGTGCTCGGCTTCTCCTCCCCAAAAGTGCAG GTGTCGGTGGATTGCGCGATCGCCATCAGCCCGAGGAGCCAGTCGCTGAAATACAAGCAGTGCGGCGTGGACGGGCTAAGCGTGTAG